A window of Anas acuta chromosome 5, bAnaAcu1.1, whole genome shotgun sequence genomic DNA:
gccctgcctcccaAGGAAATAAGCCAACCCTGCCCTTCAGCCGCTGGGACGCCTCACCACGAGGGCTGCTTGTGTGGCGAGGGATGCTCGTGTAGCGTACAGCGGCACCGAGCACACGGCATCCCTCACACCGTGTGCTTGCCAGCAGGGCTTATTCCAGGAGTCCCACCCTTCCCCGGGAGAACCAGGCTGCTTCCCTGGCCGCCCCTCATCCGTGCTGGAGGCTTTGTCAGCCCCAGCTCTTCCCCCTGcccgtggcagcagcaggccgAGGGCTGAGCCCCTCCTGTTGCTCTCGGTGCTCGGCGGCGGCTGCAGCGGGGCCCCGGGCCCTGCGGGGGGCGCTGGCGCCTCACGGGGGCGGtcggggggggcccggcccggccccagctCCGCGTCGCCGCTTTTAGGGGCGGTGccgggggcggcgcggggccccccgcagccggggctgggcgcacagggcgcggggctgccgccgggccggggctggagctggagccaggACCGGCACCGGGGCTGGAGCCGGGCTCGCGGCTCCGGgctccgctccccgccgccaTGGGGCAgcgccggcccggcccggcgtgaggcggcggcgggcggcatggagcggggcggccgcgcggcgctggggctgctggcGCTGGGCgcgctgctggggctctgcgcgctgccccccccgcagcccggcccgCAGCGGGGCGAGCCCCGGCGCGGCGGGCAGAAAACTTTCCGGGCGCTGCTGGCCGTGGgccgggagcagcaggagcaggagcgggaggagcagcagcagcaggaggcggccgggcgggcggcgccggTGCGGCGGGGCATCTTCTGGAGCCGGGAGCTGGAGGCGCGGGTGCCGCGGGGCTTCGCGGCCGAGGAGGCGGCGGCGTGGCCGGCGGCCGCCCGAGCTGCCCGGGTGTCGTCGCTGGAGCGCGGCGGCTGCGGGCGCAGCTCCAACCGGCTGGCCAGGCTGTCGGACGGGAGCCGGGCCTGCGTGCGCTACGGGGTGAGCCCGGAGCAGATCCAGGGCGAGGCGCTGTCCTACCACCTGGCCGGCGTGCTGGGCATGCAGCAGCGCCTGCCGCCCATGGCGCTGGCGCTGGTGGAGCCCCGCGGGCGGCAGTGGGAGCCGGTGCGGGAGGAGCTGCGCGGCTCGCTGTGGGCCGAGGGCGCGGTGGTCAGCCTGACCCGCTGGGTGGACAACCTGACGGCCGTGGTGGCCCCCGCGCCCTGGGGCAGcgaggcgggcggcgggcggcggccgcgggcgCTGTCGGCGGCGGAGCTGGGCGGGCTGCCCGCCGCGCAGCTGGTGGAGCTGGTGCAGTGGAGCGACCTGATCCTCTTCGACTACCTGACGGCCAACTTCGACCGGCTGGCCAGCAACCTCTTCAGCCTGCAGTGGGACCCGCGCGTCATGCGGCGCGCCACCAGCAACCTGCTGCGCGGCCCTGACGGCGGGCTGGTCTTCATGGACAACGAGGCCGGGCTGGTGCACGGCTACCGCCTGCTCGCCGTCTGGGACCCCTACCACGAGCCGCTGCTGCGCTCCGTCTGCGTCTTCCGCGAGGGCACGGCCAAGCGGGTGGCCGAGCTGCACCGCCGCCGCAGCGCTGCCGCCGAGCTGCGCCGCCGGTACCGAGCCCGAGAGCCCCTCTGGGCCCACCTGGGCTTCCTCTCGGAGCGCCAGGCCGAGCTGCTGCAGGCCCGCGTCGACTTCGTGCACCGCCACATCGCCCACTGCCGCGCGCAGGCCGCCGCGCTCTGACCCCCCAAGCCACGTGCCCGAAGCCGGGtgccctggggacccccccggggtgGTTGCTGGATGTGGCTGCCGAGAAGGAAGCGTGTAGAAAGCCCCCGTCCCGGTAGCTGTTAGTCTGTGTCGTGGGCGCTCCTGGTTCGACTGCTCGGATCCCCGGTGTGTGTTCGTGATCGTCGCCATCCTTTGATTTGACCCGTAACGTGACCGTGGGGGACGGAAGAGGCTCTCCCAGGCTCCAGACGCATCGCTGTGTGCCAAGACTTGGATGTGATAGTGAAAGCGGAGAACGAAACTGTCCCATGCACTTTActttgactttttaattttttataaaaaaaaaaaaaaaaaaggacctttttattttacaaagtcTGCCTTTTATGTACATTATAAATGTTCATAAAGCTTTCTGTAACATACTAAAGAAACTGATGTTTCGGTAAAGCGTGCCCGATGTTTCGCCTCCTTTGTCCCAACTGTGTGCCCGAGCCTGGAAAGGGAAGCGCGCACCTCCGCCGGCCCCGCTGAGTGACACGGCCCGCTGCCTCCCAGCTGCTTCCTGCACCGAGCTTCAGCTAAACAGACTTGCCTGGTGGTTTTTGTTCGTGGGGTTTGGTTGCtggttgttgtgtttttttttccgaGCCTGAAAAGATCTGCTTTTACTAGCACCAGCTGGTTTCAGAAAACTGATGTAGGTGGTGTGGGCTTAGGGGCTGGCAGCCCCTTAGGGTGCCCAGGCTGTGTCCCAGCCTCATACCATGGCTTGCTTCAAGTGTCACCGGACCGACAGCAGGTACCCAAAGCTTCCCCGGAGCTGCCAGGTGCTTTTGGGAGGCATTTGCACTGGTTCTCCGCCCtctgtttccattttgtctATCTTTGCAACTGGGGCTGAGGCCAAAGTGAAGAACAGGAGAGCTCTTCAGTCTTCCTAAAAGAGgtgtgtgggatttttttttttctacaaaagtTTTGTTCAAGGTACAGCAAAGCGGCACCAGCGGGTGGACAGAACAAAGCATCTGCATCTCTTGTTGCATTTTCCTTATGTGCTGGAATCCACAGAAGAGGCAATTGTTCGGCTCAAAACACAGCCGGGATCGGGAAAAAGGACAAGCTAATCCTCTTTGCGCCCCAGATGCCAGTGCCCATCCCTCTGTAACGGAGCAGCAGCGTAACCCCTGGTGCCCAGGCAGCAGAGCGCCGCGGGGATGCGAGGCGGTGGCTGCTGCCTTCCCGCGGCGAGCACCAGCCTCCCCGGACCTCAGCGAGAGCAGCGCCTTCATCTGTGCTGGTGGGGGTCCTCGGGCTgttaatattcatttatttagatTAAACTTCACACCAAGACGAGTTTCTTTGGCCGTTGCCGTGTTTTCCTTTGGTGTGCGTGTTGTGGGTTGGTTGGTTTGCTTGTTCAAGTAGGACAAGGGTTTTACAAACAGCTTTAACTTACCCGCTAGTTAGCTGTATTAGATGTTGCAACCTGTGCATATGTGTATTTATCTTAAAATGCTACAGCAGCCTCCAGGACTCGCTTCATTCAAGTGCTTAACTGACAGGGCTCTCTATTGAACTCGTTTTTATAGTTTGGTGCATTTATCTCTCCGAACAATGCCCAGAACCCCATGTGACGCTCCCTTGCCATTTACATGATAATGCACAATTTAGCTGTGTAATTCTTAATTCCTCTTTAGCGCTGTTTGTCAGCCTTGCTTTGTAactcaaaagcagcagctctgttgcATTCACCTAATGAAAATGCGTTTAAGTAATAGACTGCTGGTACAAATTGTTAGCCACGGTGAAGAGCAAACTGCTGTGCCGCAAACTTCCCgggttttgtttctgctcaaGTATTTCTACAAGTATCGGCACGACCCCGCTTTTGATGGCTAATGGGGAATAAATCTCCTTTGCAGCGCCTTTAGAGCCAGACCCTAGATAATTACACCCTTCAAGAAGAAACGCGGGGCTCTATTTGTCGATCGGTAAATTCGAGCTGTACGTGGGGTATGCGCTGAAAAGCGGTGTAGTTTGGGGTCGGTGAGGCTGGAGGTACCGTGCCAGAGGAGCCGCGTCCCATGGGGAAAAGAGGCCAGGGCAAAGCAGGGATCGCGATGCCGTGCCACGGAGCTCCTGCGTTTTGTTCTGCTGCAGACcgtctgctgctgtgctggagaaCGCTTTCAATCACCGTCACGTTAAGGAAACTACCTTTCTGCTGCGTGACTTCTTCGGGGCAAGCAGAGCTTTGTCAGTTCTTGCCCTGGCGCATTCTTCGCGTGCCTCCAGCTCGATGCGCTGCCTGAGCCTGGGCTGTCTCTGAGCAGAACAAAGGGCTGGGGGCCCGTCCGGCTTCTCCTGCACTGAAATCTTGCTGGTGCCGCTCTAATGCTGAGCATCTCCTGTGGCTCCCTCTGCACCCAGCAGCGGGGCAGGCGAGGATGGCTTCTCTTTAGAGAGAGACAACCTGCAGCCCTGGAAGTTGTCAGCTGCAAGTGGTGCTGAGGGCAGGAACTGGCCACGCACTGCTGGCAGCCCCGCTGCAACTCGCTGGAGGATCCATGCTGCTGGGCTTCCTGCAGCATCCAAATTTGCTGCTGGTGGACACCACGGAGGGGtgtgggctgggggtggctgctCCTCAGGAGCTTGCCCACAAGGCTGGCATTCACAGGGCACGTTCCTTGAGCCTTTTTTGCAGGGGTCCGGAGGAGTTCTGAAGCTGGATGAGCTTCCGTGATGCTTTTCTCCAGGCGAGGCTCCCCCTGCTCACACATTTACTTGTTCCTGCTGTACTTTGCTACCCAGCTGGGGCCATGCCAGCCCCCTCACGGGTTCTGGGAATAactggaagaaagtgaaaagggAGCTGGTTATGCTTTGACTTACTGGGCATGCAGCATGCTCTTACCATCACCGGCACCGTGGTTGTGGCTTGGTTGCCCTTTGAAGTTCAGTGCATATTTTAATGGTAATAATTCTGAGAATTTTCTCACCAGCATACTAGGTGGTCCAGGACTAGCTTGGGTATGAGATCATGTCGGGGCTTAATCCCATATTGCACGTTATTCCTACTTTGCTACCACAACATAAACCACGAGTGCTCCTCAGAGCCACTCTGCTCAGTGTTGGCCACAACCCAGAAACCTCCCTCGCCCCTTGGGCGCTGGCGTAGCTCTCACCGCTGGAAACGGGCGCTGCTGACCTGAGCAGCAGTAACTGCCCAGTGTGGTGACTCCTGGCTGCTAGGAGTCTTTCGCCCTGATTCGACTGGCATTTAACAAATATCACCGCACCCCTGGCGATGGTTTAATCTAACTCATTGTGCCTCGCTAATGGATGTCACCCCGTGCGTTATGTGCGCTCAAcaggcctcactgccctcagcGTTTGACACAAAGCATTTCATAACTTTGGGTAAAGAACGCTGGACATCATTGGAAATGCTCTTCCTTCCCTAGTTCAGAGCTGTGAGCAGTTCATTAAAAAGCTCACTTTCAGTGTCATAAAGCACGCATATAAAATTTCATATCCGAGCACGTACCAGCCCGGGGTTTCCCAAGCTGTTTGGAGGAGGGGATACTGCCAGCCTTTGGGCACCTGTGGCTGTGTGAGGCTGGGGAGTTCACCGCTGTGCTGTACTGGGTCGGGttgggcagggggctgaggaGCAGGCTGGGCACCGGGGCATGGCGAGGCTGGGAGAGTCCActtgctgctcctgctgtgccccGAAAGCATCATCATCGTCTGTGGGGACCGTGGTGATTTCCTCTTGTAGCTGCAATCCAGCTAAAAGGCTTCATTCCCAAAGATAtctcacagaaagcaaaacagcctCTAAAGTACTCTCACACACACTCCACCACCCCTCCCTGAGCCCCCCTGCTGCCAAAAGCCCCGCACGGCTGGTGCCCCCAAAATGTTAGTGGGCACCCACCTGGAGCAGTGGAAACCCCCCTGCAGCACGGGATGCGCTaaccagcagcagggcttgtgCCAGGGCCCCGTTGCAGCCCCGACAAAGCGGTCTTATTTCTGCATATCTGTAAATTTCAGATGGAGGAATCATCATTTTTTAATGCGCCTGTCTTGCTAGCTTCCTTTTTGTGTCCTGCCGGGGGGGGAAAGTGCATTAATAAACTATGGGTTAAAGCTGCTGGTGtgaattcttttttcttgttcctgATTTCTTGGAGATTAGCTAGGGATCTGCTCacctatttatttgtttaagcTACCGCAGCCAGGCAATTTGCTTTAGTTTAGCTGGGTCACCTTCCTAGTCCCCAAAGTTTTCCGTGCCCCTTCATATGTTCAAGCTAAGGAACCGTAACcgtttcctttgttttgtcaAAAACACACAGGATTTTCTCATCTGGCAAAgagttatttttcagtttttaacagTGCAGTGCAAACCCAGGTGCCATACATTATGGATGAACCTGGATGCAAAGATCTGGAGGATATTAATGGTATTACTTCCTTTTGCTCCAGCTACACAGCGAGGTGACTGCTCAGCAGAGATATTCCCCCTTTTATAGCCACCAGAGACCGAAACCAGGCCCTCTGCTTGTGCTTTGTGAAGAGATTGGATGCGGAGCCCCGGAGCTCTCCCACTTGCCGAAGGTGGGCGGCTGGAGCTGGTGCAGTTGGGTTGAGCGGGTGCTCCTGGGTTGCCTCACGTTTTTccataagagaaaaaaaaatcctttctttatatttctaatATTGCTTCTGataattaaaactaaattaaaaatgtaatttagttGTCAGTGAGCAGTCTAGATGGTTATTTGGCTTGTTTTATTCATCTGAGTCAAGGCACGTTCTGTCGATGCTGCAGCTCGGAGCAGTCTCATTTCCCAGACCTCTCCCATGTGAGCGGGACACGGCgagagctgtgctggcagccctACAGTCAGTGCTCCTCGAAAGGAGGCCATTCCTCTGAAAACACAAATCATTAATATG
This region includes:
- the FJX1 gene encoding four-jointed box protein 1, with product MERGGRAALGLLALGALLGLCALPPPQPGPQRGEPRRGGQKTFRALLAVGREQQEQEREEQQQQEAAGRAAPVRRGIFWSRELEARVPRGFAAEEAAAWPAAARAARVSSLERGGCGRSSNRLARLSDGSRACVRYGVSPEQIQGEALSYHLAGVLGMQQRLPPMALALVEPRGRQWEPVREELRGSLWAEGAVVSLTRWVDNLTAVVAPAPWGSEAGGGRRPRALSAAELGGLPAAQLVELVQWSDLILFDYLTANFDRLASNLFSLQWDPRVMRRATSNLLRGPDGGLVFMDNEAGLVHGYRLLAVWDPYHEPLLRSVCVFREGTAKRVAELHRRRSAAAELRRRYRAREPLWAHLGFLSERQAELLQARVDFVHRHIAHCRAQAAAL